The candidate division WOR-3 bacterium genome has a window encoding:
- a CDS encoding energy transducer TonB, translating to MRDHKLMYGVYFRTGMLLGIIILILLFLFVPYAEVEPYKLRKEIVTMVEQISAEIEKYEEPPPVERPKVAVAAAATEVAEEAVETIAATEFREDIIRTQPTGPEIEVIPYAKVEVKPKPISIPKPDYPELARKAGIEGKAIVEAIVDTDGSVIEAKIFKSSGNPMLDEAAIAAARRAKFTPAKQRDMFVRVRVNIPFDFKLQ from the coding sequence ATGCGCGACCATAAATTGATGTACGGGGTCTATTTCCGGACCGGAATGTTGCTGGGAATAATCATTTTAATACTATTATTCCTTTTTGTTCCATACGCAGAGGTCGAACCATACAAATTAAGGAAGGAAATTGTGACGATGGTGGAGCAGATTTCTGCAGAGATAGAGAAGTATGAGGAACCACCACCGGTGGAAAGGCCCAAGGTCGCAGTTGCTGCAGCGGCAACAGAAGTTGCCGAAGAAGCAGTGGAAACAATTGCTGCAACCGAATTCAGGGAAGATATAATCAGAACCCAGCCCACTGGTCCAGAGATAGAGGTCATTCCTTATGCAAAGGTAGAAGTGAAACCCAAACCAATTTCAATCCCAAAACCTGATTATCCCGAACTTGCAAGAAAAGCAGGAATAGAAGGAAAAGCGATTGTTGAGGCGATTGTAGATACAGATGGCAGTGTGATAGAAGCAAAAATATTTAAATCAAGTGGCAATCCAATGCTTGATGAGGCAGCAATTGCTGCGGCAAGAAGGGCAAAATTTACTCCGGCAAAACAAAGGGATATGTTTGTACGAGTTAGAGTTAACATACCTTTTGATTTTAAATTGCAGTAA
- a CDS encoding TonB-dependent receptor — MKKLWALILVGALLFGAEYGKITGRVRDAETGEALIGADVIVEGTELGAATDEKGEFVVLYVPAGTYSVTASYLGYDPFTYAQVVVNADQTTTLNFRLKPTVIEVEKVTVVAERPPIVVSQTQSGHSVTSKDISRLPVTTINQVVTLQAGVSTSNLGTHIRGGRTDEVIYYVDGIQTRVPHTGAQSTQINASAVEEVTVVSGGFDAEYGDALSGVINIVTKEGGTKPSGSFRYLTDEVFFVDNLKDKLNFGYNFYDLSLGGPVPAVQRLRYFLSGELTLTDAYREALYKVPSPRNTYRAQARFSYGMPNNKGKVTLSGFNSRDQYVTWSSKSLKYFQRRPMSRTKNYILSTTLNYMFSAQTLLSLKAGLTHYDRVYGTRDYEWEEENNQKWFNDYRMKAEHVIEYLTKDQLPPKDVIVDSVMQYHTEYTNRDVQALRYNPYGIEGMYYTYGDYRVWRYWQNDDIQMRFDISHAVGKIHEFKTGIDYIQYNLKYYDNNLPWVTNPFWDYYERTPYKLAAYVQDKMDFEGLIARVGLRFDYFDPKSVTYKEPNNPRNDTLVEAEKNYKFSPRLGFSLPVTERMKFRFNYGHYFQLPALDDMYGTTDTAVIRLALTRGNTIVGNIFLKPQKTVQYEVGIENQFTQDVVMGFTAYFKDVYDLSQIRQVIALPMPYFQFFNVDYGNIKGFELSIQKTMSNMWAMGLSYTLQFAKGTASYAGEFYYDFYYGGNDPITGLPLQPPVIDYWLDFDERNIVNANFDLSLPEDFVFIPLQGFSSSLVFSFHSGQPYTPQDLKGNKTGDENSARMPGYWNVDLNASRPIKIGPVKLNISALVRNLFNTKQVNNVYPTTGEPDNHGDPEPTITQFGYITIASTRYSPQADYNHDGIVTPPEQKKAYIAARNDYYRDPTYYNGPFRVQIGVSLGF; from the coding sequence ATGAAGAAACTTTGGGCGTTAATCCTTGTCGGTGCATTGTTGTTCGGTGCCGAATACGGCAAGATCACCGGCAGGGTAAGAGACGCTGAGACCGGCGAAGCATTGATCGGTGCTGATGTCATTGTTGAAGGAACAGAACTTGGTGCCGCGACTGATGAAAAGGGTGAATTTGTGGTTCTCTATGTGCCAGCAGGAACATACAGCGTTACCGCTTCCTACCTCGGTTACGACCCATTTACCTATGCCCAAGTGGTTGTCAATGCTGACCAGACTACCACATTGAATTTCCGTTTGAAACCGACGGTTATTGAGGTTGAAAAAGTTACGGTTGTTGCTGAAAGACCACCGATTGTAGTTTCACAGACCCAGAGTGGTCATTCAGTTACTTCCAAGGATATATCTCGTTTACCTGTTACTACAATCAATCAGGTGGTTACACTGCAGGCTGGTGTTTCAACATCCAATCTGGGAACTCATATTCGTGGTGGAAGAACTGACGAAGTCATATATTATGTTGATGGTATACAGACAAGGGTTCCTCATACCGGTGCCCAATCAACCCAGATAAACGCCTCAGCGGTAGAAGAAGTTACGGTTGTCAGCGGTGGTTTTGATGCAGAATATGGAGATGCACTCAGCGGTGTCATCAACATCGTTACAAAAGAAGGTGGTACAAAACCTTCAGGCAGTTTCCGCTATCTTACTGATGAGGTCTTCTTTGTAGATAATCTTAAAGATAAATTGAATTTCGGTTATAACTTCTATGATTTATCACTTGGTGGACCTGTACCTGCGGTTCAAAGATTGAGATACTTTTTATCAGGTGAGTTGACTTTAACCGATGCCTATAGGGAAGCGTTGTATAAAGTTCCGTCACCGAGAAATACCTATCGTGCCCAGGCAAGATTTTCCTATGGAATGCCTAACAATAAAGGAAAGGTTACTCTCAGCGGATTCAATTCTCGGGATCAGTATGTGACCTGGTCTTCTAAAAGTTTGAAATATTTCCAGAGAAGACCAATGAGCCGGACGAAGAATTACATTCTTTCAACAACGCTAAATTATATGTTCAGTGCCCAGACACTTCTCTCATTAAAAGCTGGCTTGACACATTATGACCGTGTCTATGGAACAAGGGATTATGAGTGGGAAGAAGAGAATAATCAAAAATGGTTCAATGATTATCGTATGAAGGCAGAACATGTGATTGAGTATCTTACTAAAGACCAATTACCACCAAAGGATGTGATCGTCGATAGTGTAATGCAATATCATACTGAGTATACAAACCGCGATGTCCAGGCTTTGAGATACAATCCTTATGGAATTGAAGGAATGTATTATACCTATGGTGATTATCGTGTATGGAGATACTGGCAAAATGATGATATTCAGATGCGTTTTGATATTTCCCATGCGGTTGGCAAAATCCATGAATTTAAGACCGGAATTGATTATATCCAGTATAATCTAAAATACTACGACAATAACCTGCCCTGGGTTACCAACCCATTCTGGGATTATTATGAGCGGACTCCTTATAAATTAGCTGCTTATGTCCAGGATAAAATGGATTTTGAAGGACTCATTGCCAGGGTTGGTCTGAGATTTGATTATTTTGACCCCAAGAGTGTTACTTATAAAGAGCCTAATAATCCGAGGAATGATACACTTGTTGAGGCTGAAAAGAATTACAAGTTTTCACCGAGACTCGGTTTCTCCCTTCCAGTAACTGAAAGGATGAAATTCCGTTTCAATTATGGTCATTATTTCCAGTTACCAGCACTTGATGATATGTACGGAACAACTGATACCGCAGTTATTAGGCTTGCACTCACCCGTGGAAATACCATTGTAGGAAATATATTTTTGAAACCGCAGAAGACAGTCCAGTATGAGGTCGGTATTGAGAACCAGTTTACCCAGGATGTTGTGATGGGATTCACTGCCTATTTCAAAGATGTCTATGACCTTTCCCAGATTCGTCAGGTGATTGCATTGCCAATGCCCTATTTCCAGTTCTTCAATGTTGACTATGGAAATATCAAAGGGTTTGAGTTAAGCATCCAGAAGACAATGTCTAATATGTGGGCAATGGGCTTGAGTTATACCCTTCAGTTTGCCAAAGGAACCGCTTCTTATGCGGGTGAATTCTATTATGATTTCTATTATGGTGGAAATGACCCGATCACTGGCTTACCGCTCCAGCCACCGGTTATTGATTACTGGCTTGACTTTGATGAAAGAAATATTGTCAATGCAAATTTTGACCTTTCTCTACCTGAAGATTTTGTCTTCATTCCATTGCAGGGTTTCAGCTCTTCCCTTGTATTCTCGTTCCATTCAGGACAGCCATATACTCCACAGGACCTTAAGGGTAATAAAACTGGTGATGAGAATTCGGCAAGAATGCCGGGATACTGGAATGTTGATCTGAATGCGAGCAGGCCGATAAAGATTGGACCGGTAAAACTTAATATCAGCGCTTTGGTAAGAAACTTATTTAATACAAAACAAGTGAATAATGTTTATCCCACGACTGGTGAGCCTGACAATCATGGTGATCCTGAACCAACAATTACACAATTCGGTTATATCACTATTGCATCAACCCGTTATTCGCCACAGGCAGATTATAATCATGATGGAATAGTTACACCACCTGA